The window AATTATCTGAATTGTAATAATTTTTTGTGGGAGCGAGCTTGCTCGCGAAGAGGCCGGGACACCTGATATATCTCTGTGGGCAGGAACATTGCTTTCGCGAGCAAGCTCGCTCCCACAGGTCCTGTATTTGCTGCGTGACAGCGAGGCGTTTGGACGACGGGGGATCTCCCACACAGGTTGCACAGGGCGTGTTCCTGTTCAGATTCGGCGGAAACGATTCAACGCCCGATCAGATACATCTGCTGTTGCGGGAAGAGGGTGTTGAGGGTTTCCAGCAGACGGGTGTGATAGATGGGTTTGCGAAACAGATCCAGCACTTGCAGGTGCAGCAGATCGGTCACGTCATCCATGTCGGCGTGGCCTGAGGTCACGATAACCGGCAGGTGCTGGCGTGAGGTGTGTTCGCGAAGGCGTTTGATGAGGGACATGCCACTTTCTTCCGGCATGCGCAGGTCGGTTATGACCAGCGCGATGTCCGGGTGTTGGGTAAACGCTTCCAGCGCCAGCTTCACCGAGGATGCAGTGAAGCAGCAGAAGCCTTCCCCTTCGAGCAACTCGGCCAGCTCTTCGTTGGCGTCCTCCTCGTCGTCCACTAACAGCAGTTGTTGGCGGGTAGAGTTGGCCATTTCATGTTTCCGTTATCGAGAGTGACCGTTTACTGAGTGCCGGTATCAAGACCCGCCAGCGCTAGAAGTTGGCAACGTCCCTTTGAGTCCGGTGGTTATTGCTTCGAATTTGCTTTTGACAGCGTTGCCAATAGGGTCAATGAAGGCAACGGAAATTATCGCCACCATCGCCGCCACAATGACGTACTCAATCGCCGATGCACCGTCTTTGTTTTTGATCAGACGCTTGGCGCCTGACTTGAATTTGATAAGGAACATCTGACTTCTCCTTGCGTCGTGTAACGCGGGTAATGCAGTTCGTGCATGAACAATCCATCGCTGTAACAGCATTACTCCGGCCACCCAAACCCACAACAGTATCTAAGTATTAATCGCAAAGTTATATATCGGTTTTCCGGCGCCTGCCGACACAATCACCGCAGCAATTCAGTGTTAGACAATGGCGATTTTCGAGACCTGCGCTACCTTAAATAGCGTATCCATGAATGTTCATAAGTACCTGATTGCGAAGTTGTCTTGTGGCTTGAGGTTGTAGCGCAATGTTGAGGCGGGGGCGTTTATGAGCAGTCGTTTGACCATGATTCTGGCGGTGCTGTTTTTACTCGGCGCGGTGGTCGCGGGTTATTGGGGTTTGGCGGTCACCCGTCAGCCTGCACCTGTGCCCGCACCCGTGTTGGCGCCTGTCTCCCAAGCCCCGACTGCGCCCGTCGTGACACCGCCACCGGCTGAAGACCCCATGCGCCAGCCCGTAGTCATCGTGCTGCACGACGTGCCGCCCTATGTGGCGCTCAAGGCTGAAGACCTGGTGGTTGAGCGGTTGAAAGTCGCACCGGCCGGCAGCTTCACTTCAATTGATGAGGCCGTGGGCCGGAGCAGCTGGCAGACCTTGCGCGCGGGCAGTTGGCTCAGCGAGGGTAGTTTTGACTCCGGCGGCGCCTTGGCCCGCATGATCCGCCCCAACGAGCGCGCCCTGGCCCTGAGTGTCGATGAAGTGATCGGCGCCGGTGGCCAGCTCAGCCCTGGGGATTACGTGGATGTGCTGCTCTACTTGCCCCAGGATGCCGACAACGCCGACCGTTCCAGCCAGGTGGCGGTGCCTGCATTGCGGGTGCTGAGTGTGGGCGACATGCTTGGCCCGACGCTGGACGGTAAGGCCGCGCAGAACCTCACCGCAGAGCAGCGTCTGGCCCAGGAACAAAGACGCATCGCCGCGCGCACCGTCATCGTGGCGGTGCCGCACGTGCTGCTCAGCCGCCTGATGCTTGCCACCCAAAGCGGCGTGTTGCGCCTGGCGGTGCGTAGCGCTCAGGAAAAAAATCTCGAACAGTACTGGGCCAGCCAGGCCACTGACAAAACAGAGGCCATCGCGGTCCGGCTCGACACCACCCGGCGTGATCTCCTGCAGTTTTCCCAATTGAGCCTGGGCACCCCGGCGCGGGTTCAGACCGGTGCGCAGCCCGCCCGGGCACCACGCCCGGTGGAGATCATTCGCGGCGCTCAAACGACACAGCAAATCACCCAACAGACCACCCAATAAAGCCCCCTGATTTTGAGCAAGGATGCAGTGCATGAGCAGTGGTTACGTGCCGATTCTCAAACCGGTTTTCTGGGCCCTCGTGCTGACCCTGTGCAGCGTCGAACTGGCCTCGGCCGCGACTAATAACTGCGCGGCGCTGGCCGCGTTGCCCGGTGTACTGGAGGTGGACCAAGGCCTGCAGCAGGATATTCGCTCCTCGGTGGCGATCACCCGCCTGGCAGTGGGCGACCCGAAGATCGCCGACGTGTTTGCCAATGGTAATGACGGCTTCCTGCTCACCGGCGTGGCGCCTGGCACCACCAGCCTGATGGTCTGGACGGCATGCTCGGCCACGCCCCGGCAAAGCATGGTGTTCGTTCGCGGTCGTGCCACGGCGGCGATGACCGAGAAAGTGATGGTGGCCGGTGGGGAAGTGCTGCCCAGCCAGGTACAGACCGACATCCGCTTCGTCGAGGTCAACCGTACCAAGCTCAAGGAAGCCAGCACCTCGATTTTCGGCAAAGGCTCGAACAACTTTCTGTTTGGCTCGCCGGGCACCGTGCCCGCGTTGGGCGTGACCCCTGGCGTCGTCCCTTCGGTGACAGACGCTACGGCTGGCAACGTCGGCCGGA of the Paucimonas lemoignei genome contains:
- the fixJ_1 gene encoding response regulator receiver, coding for MANSTRQQLLLVDDEEDANEELAELLEGEGFCCFTASSVKLALEAFTQHPDIALVITDLRMPEESGMSLIKRLREHTSRQHLPVIVTSGHADMDDVTDLLHLQVLDLFRKPIYHTRLLETLNTLFPQQQMYLIGR
- a CDS encoding Flp/Fap pilin component gives rise to the protein MFLIKFKSGAKRLIKNKDGASAIEYVIVAAMVAIISVAFIDPIGNAVKSKFEAITTGLKGTLPTSSAGGS
- a CDS encoding Flp pilus assembly CpaB produces the protein MSSRLTMILAVLFLLGAVVAGYWGLAVTRQPAPVPAPVLAPVSQAPTAPVVTPPPAEDPMRQPVVIVLHDVPPYVALKAEDLVVERLKVAPAGSFTSIDEAVGRSSWQTLRAGSWLSEGSFDSGGALARMIRPNERALALSVDEVIGAGGQLSPGDYVDVLLYLPQDADNADRSSQVAVPALRVLSVGDMLGPTLDGKAAQNLTAEQRLAQEQRRIAARTVIVAVPHVLLSRLMLATQSGVLRLAVRSAQEKNLEQYWASQATDKTEAIAVRLDTTRRDLLQFSQLSLGTPARVQTGAQPARAPRPVEIIRGAQTTQQITQQTTQ